A window from Zingiber officinale cultivar Zhangliang chromosome 7A, Zo_v1.1, whole genome shotgun sequence encodes these proteins:
- the LOC122001720 gene encoding calmodulin-like protein 11, translated as MERLSDEQISEFQEAFCLFDKDGDGCITLEELATVIRSLGQDPSEEDLRDMIKEVDINGNGTIEFVEFLNLMARKMKETDAEEELREAFKVFDKDQNGYISATELRNVMINLGEKMTDEEVLQMIKEADTDGDGQVNFEEFSRMMMAV; from the exons ATGGAGCGATTGTCAGATGAGCAGATTTCTGAGTTCCAAGAGGCCTTCTGCCTCTTTGACAAAGATGGAGATG GTTGTATTACTCTGGAAGAACTGGCGACTGTAATTCGGTCGTTGGGCCAAGACCCTTCTGAAGAAGATCTAAGAGATATGATCAAGGAGGTCGACATCAATGGAAATGGCACCATAGAATTCGTTGAGTTCTTGAACTTAATGGCAAGGAAGATGAAG GAGACAGATGCTGAGGAAGAGCTCCGAGAAGCCTTTAAGGTCTTTGACAAAGATCAAAATGGATACATCTCAGCCACTGAG CTGAGGAATGTGATGATCAATCTGGGAGAGAAGATGACAGACGAAGAGGTGCTTCAGATGATCAAGGAGGCCGATACTGACGGCGACGGGCAAGTGAATTTCGAGGAGTTTTCAAGAATGATGATGGCTGTCTGA